In Stomoxys calcitrans chromosome 2, idStoCalc2.1, whole genome shotgun sequence, the following proteins share a genomic window:
- the LOC106090587 gene encoding uncharacterized protein LOC106090587, producing MEPFQKGLTKGNYSYLKRHPELRAIIRVLLHEIIDKEPENIYEFSAALFNCNNIPFLVNMIKEKLELMKKKFKKGQSSPNDEQDIFIERMPAHTLDSRVFISAEIESILRFAMALMDE from the exons ATGGAACCTTTCCAAAAAGGTTTAACCAAAGGCAACTATAGCTATTTGAAACGCCATCCAGAG CTTAGAGCGATAATAAGGGTCCTTCTTCATGAGATTATCGATAAGGAGCCGGAGAATATTTATGAATTTTCTGCAGCCCTATTTAACTGCAATAACATTCCATTTTTGGTTAATATG ATAAAGGAAAAACTTGAGttaatgaagaaaaaatttaagaagggcCAGTCGTCGCCAAACGACGAACAGGATATCTTCATTGAGAGAATGCCAGCACATACATTGGACTCAAGGGTTTTCATATCAGCCGAGATCGAATCTATTTTGCGCTTTGCAATGGCGCTGATGGACGAATAA